A window of Bacillota bacterium genomic DNA:
ATGGCTAAGCGCGGCCGCGAAGGAGGTGGAGAGTGCCAGGCCATGCCCGTACTTCCCAAGCCAGGAGGTGAGAACTTCGCGCTTCTAGGGCGCGAAGGAGGCCATGACGGAGTATCGCGGATGCGAGATCATCGTCGAGTATCTCATCAAGCAGCGGATCCCTTACATGCTGGGCTACCCCGGTCACGGGGCCATCGGGCTCCTGGACGGGGTGTACGACCTCACGGACAGGATCAAGCCGATCTGGGCCCGGGTTGAGCAGGCGGCCGGCTTCATGGCCGATGCGTACTTCCGCCTGACGAAGGTTCCCCTGCCGGTGTTCGCCTCCACGGGGCCGGGTCCCGCCAACCTCGCCATCGCCACTGCCAATGCGTTCTTCGATTCCTCGGCATTCCTTCTCATCACGGGCCAGGTTGCCACCGATCAGTTCGACACCGGGGCACTGCAGGAGCCCTACCGGCATCACCCGGCGGAATTCCCCGTCGTGATGAGACCCTACACAAAATTCAGCTGGCAGGTACACAAGGTACGCCAGCTGGCCAGCTACCTTCCCAAGGCCTATAAACTCATGAGAACGGGCAGGCCCGGGCCTTGTCACCTTGATATACCCTATGACTTGTACATCAAGAAGGCGGATGTCACCATCCCAGACCCGGACAGGTGGGCTGACCCCGTGGCTTGGCGGGGCAAGGCCCCGGAGGGCATAGTGGAGAAGGTCCTGGAGGCGCTGCTGGCGGCCAAGCGCCCGCTCGTCCTTGCGGGCGGAGGCGTCATGGTGTCAGAGGCCTGGGGGGAACTGAAGGCCGTGGCGGAACACCTGAACATCCCGGTGTACACCAGCCTCATGGGCAAGGGTGCCCTCCCAGAGGACCATCCCCTGTACCTCGGGGTGACTGGCTGCTGGGGATACTACCCTGCGGTCGAGGCTTGCCGCAACGCCGACCTCATACTCGCCATGGGATGCAGGTTCTCGGACCTCCACACCGCCAGCTGGCTGCCCGGCTACGCCTACAACATCCCGCCCACCCGTCTTATCCAGGTGGACATCGACGCCTCGGAGATAGCCCGGAACTACCCGGTCGAGCTGGGGGTGGTGGCGGACGCCCGGGCCTTCCTCGAACAGCTCCTGAACGCGGCCCGTTCCAACGCCGGGCCCCGGCCCCGCTACCCGTGGCTTGACGAGGTGGACCAGTATAAGGCGGAATGGGAGCAGTTCACACGTCCCTTCGAGACCGCCAGCGACATCCCCATCGACCCCAGGCGGGTGTTCGCCGACATGAGGCGGATCGCCCCCGCCGATACCATCATGGTGGTAGATGTGGGCAACAACCAGGCCTGGGCCGAGCAGTACTGGAAGACCCCTATGCCCCTTACCCACATCAGCCCCGGCGGGTTTGCCGCCATGGGGTTCGGTGTCTGCGGTGTGCTTGGAGCGAAGCTGGCAAGACCCGGCTCCCCCTGTGTGTGCCTGTGCTCCGATGGCGGGTTCATGATGACCCCCCATGCGGTGGCCACCAGCGTGGAATACGACCTGCCGGCCGTATGGGTGATCCTGAACAACTATTCCATAGGCTGCATCAGGGACCTGCAGCGGTTCTACCTTGATGGCCGTGAGATCCTCACCAGCTTCCGGATCGATAAGACCCAAGAACTCTGGAACCCTGACTTTGCAAAGATGGCCGAGTCCATGGGCGCCCTGGGCTACAGGGTGGAAGATCCCGGGGATTTCGGCCAGGCCTTCGAGGATGCCTTGAAGTCAGGGCGGCCAGCGGTCATGGATGTGATCATCCAACGGGATACACCAGTCCCGCTGATCAGCACCTGGCAGATGCCGCCCATACCCGCCGCCGAACCCACCTTCGGCCGGAGAAAGACCCTTTAGGCCATGGTTGGCCAGGTTAGGCCCCTCCAGGAGCGCGGAAGGGTATGATACCGGGGGTGAGGCATGTGGGAGACGGGGACATTAAGGCAATGGACGCTGCGACCAGGGGGCTAGCGGAACTCCTGCTCATCGCTGGGAAAGACGGCCTTGACGTGAATGCGGCGAGGCACGAGTTCACCCAGATGGGGCTGGATTGGAGCGCGGCCCAGGGGCGCCTGAGCGCGCTCGGCTGGTGGGAGGCAAGCGATGGCCGCGCCAGGGTGCCTCGGGCACTGGGGTCACAGGCCGCGGCATGGCTCAGGCGAAGCAAGGCCGAACGCGTGTGGCCCAGTCTCCAGGGCCCGGTGAAGTCGGCCGGCCTTTTCCAGCGTCTCATTGAGGCGCTCTCCACAGAGTGGCAGCGATCCCCCAGCGCTGGCTGGGATGAGGCTGCCTTCGCTGTGGATGGGACCCGCGTGACCGTGTGCCTGCGGGAGGTGCCATTGATGCTGGGTTCAACGCCAGGGGTCACGTGTGTCATCCTGGGCGACCCCGAGGGATGGCCTGTAAGCGCGCTGGCCACCCGTCTTTCGCAGGATGAGGCCAGCAGGAGGCGCTTGGCCCTCTATGGCATGGGAGCAGGCCTGAAGATGAACCTCACCGGCTGCCCACTGACGGTGTCCTTGGAGAGACACCTCAGGGAGCATCACGGTTGGCGCTTCGGGCCCTCGACCCATCTCACCCAGGCGCTGATCCGGGAGGGAATCTTACACTTGGAGACATAAGGCCGTGATTCGCGCTCTAGCAGCGCAATGCCCCGCCCTTCCACGTATAGGGCGCAGGTGGCGAACAAGATCCCATCCTCCCAGCGGTCCAGCCTGCGCGAACCCGGGCAGGAGTGTCGTGGACACGAACATGGCCGGGTGATGCAGCACCAGGAGGCGCTGGAGAGGGGGACGCCCCAACTACCGTGACCAGCTCAGGCAACAAGGTGCCCATCGCGATCACGGTGAGGCTGAGGAAAACCTCAGAAAGACCCAGGGCCAAGACTAGGTTGATGCCGGAGTTCACCGGGAGGCGGCTGCCTAACCCTGCCATGATGCCGCCCGGCACGAGCAGGCCCACCCGGACCCCAGTGGCGGGCCTGGCGTCGCCCACATCATCAAGGCGGCCGCCTCCGCCGCACGGATTCGCGACAGCGTACCGGCAACGGCCAACGCCCTGTAGGTGGCAACCAAGGCCAGCAAGACCTCCCCTTGCCACCGTCCAGCGCCATTGCCGCGATGAGGGCCGCCGCGACAAGCATGAAGAAACAGCCTCCTGTCGACGAGAGACCCCCTCATCAGAACGCTTCCTCCAAGGATAGGGCCGGCACTACACAGCACCGAACCCAGGGTGGTTCCCAGAAGCCATGCTGGTATGCCCCTTCAGGGCTCGAACGTGGAGACCGAGGGCTCCGGCAGCGTCGTGGCCAGGCTAGCGATGTTGCGTGACCTAGATGGCAGTAACTGGGCAAACCCAGCGCGGGTGAAGTAAAGATGCAAGTGATCCACCCGCACTTAGAGTAAAAGGGTTTCCCGGGAAATAATGGCAGGCGGGTACGGAAGGCCTTCGCTGGCCGGGCTTTGCCACCCCCGCCCTGCTCCAGCCTCTCTTCAGGGCCCATTCCCCAAGGCATGCCCCCTGGGTGGCCAGCGCCTAGACGTGAGACTTGCCTGTATGGGTGAGGTGCGCTGTCCACGGGTATCCTAGTACCGGCACGCACCTTGAGGGAGGACTGACCATGACGCCAAAGCACAGGAACCTCGTGAAGACGGGCAGCCCGGACCGCCGGAGCCCCCCTGGCAAGAACCCAAGGGCGCCCCGGACGCTAGTGACCGTTGACAGCCCTGACGATCCCCCCGAGCCCGGGGAGCACTCGCGGCCTAGCCGAGAGCCTGCTCCAGGTCGGCGATGAGGTCTAGGGGATCCTCGATCCCCACAGAGAACCTTACCAGTGAAGGTGTAATGCCCGCCAAGCGGCGTTCCTCCTCGGGCATGCCCCTGTGAACACAGACAACGGGCTGGGTTATGAGGGATTCC
This region includes:
- a CDS encoding thiamine pyrophosphate-binding protein; the protein is MTEYRGCEIIVEYLIKQRIPYMLGYPGHGAIGLLDGVYDLTDRIKPIWARVEQAAGFMADAYFRLTKVPLPVFASTGPGPANLAIATANAFFDSSAFLLITGQVATDQFDTGALQEPYRHHPAEFPVVMRPYTKFSWQVHKVRQLASYLPKAYKLMRTGRPGPCHLDIPYDLYIKKADVTIPDPDRWADPVAWRGKAPEGIVEKVLEALLAAKRPLVLAGGGVMVSEAWGELKAVAEHLNIPVYTSLMGKGALPEDHPLYLGVTGCWGYYPAVEACRNADLILAMGCRFSDLHTASWLPGYAYNIPPTRLIQVDIDASEIARNYPVELGVVADARAFLEQLLNAARSNAGPRPRYPWLDEVDQYKAEWEQFTRPFETASDIPIDPRRVFADMRRIAPADTIMVVDVGNNQAWAEQYWKTPMPLTHISPGGFAAMGFGVCGVLGAKLARPGSPCVCLCSDGGFMMTPHAVATSVEYDLPAVWVILNNYSIGCIRDLQRFYLDGREILTSFRIDKTQELWNPDFAKMAESMGALGYRVEDPGDFGQAFEDALKSGRPAVMDVIIQRDTPVPLISTWQMPPIPAAEPTFGRRKTL